A window from Halomicrobium urmianum encodes these proteins:
- a CDS encoding halocyanin domain-containing protein — MNRREFVRTAGGVAGGTAALSASGAAVAQEGGNESGGGGGGGQPDFGGFLDDVGNYDGSVTDATGQDSVTVAVGAQGNGGAYAFDPPAVHVDNGATVQWEWTGEGGGHNVVSDGDGPLGSDTYSEAGVNYEHTFEEDGIYPYICEPHVGMGMKGAIVVGSDYPTADTGGEGAVETLAPEEAGVPIQPHFVGIATGLAIIVSLIFTFFTLKYGESPHTSGGND; from the coding sequence ATGAACAGGCGGGAGTTCGTCCGGACCGCCGGCGGGGTCGCGGGTGGAACCGCGGCCCTCAGCGCCTCCGGCGCCGCGGTCGCCCAGGAGGGCGGCAACGAGAGCGGCGGCGGCGGTGGCGGCGGACAACCGGACTTCGGCGGGTTTCTGGACGACGTCGGTAACTACGACGGATCGGTCACGGACGCGACCGGGCAGGACTCGGTCACGGTGGCCGTCGGCGCCCAGGGCAACGGCGGCGCCTACGCCTTCGATCCGCCGGCCGTCCACGTGGACAACGGCGCGACCGTCCAGTGGGAATGGACCGGCGAGGGCGGCGGCCACAACGTCGTCTCCGACGGCGACGGACCGCTGGGGTCGGACACCTACAGCGAGGCCGGCGTCAACTACGAACACACCTTCGAGGAGGACGGCATCTACCCCTACATCTGCGAGCCCCACGTGGGCATGGGGATGAAAGGTGCCATCGTCGTCGGCTCCGACTACCCCACCGCCGACACCGGCGGTGAGGGAGCCGTCGAGACGCTGGCACCCGAGGAGGCCGGCGTGCCGATCCAGCCCCACTTCGTCGGCATCGCGACCGGGCTGGCCATCATCGTCTCGCTGATCTTCACGTTCTTCACGCTGAAGTACGGTGAATCGCCTCACACCAGCGGAGGGAACGACTGA
- a CDS encoding ATP-NAD kinase, whose translation MDEQSVVGVVGEAPGLADALEVAGAAVVTGDPETVLSADPSIVVAVGEQSALDVAYRAPGTPILPVDAGRGLRSVPVDDLPGVADALAAGEWDVERHPLLAVDLGGERVAEALTDVTLVAAEAARISEFSIAAGDVDVAQVRADGVVVATPAGSTGYARRIDAPVVAPDTGVAAVAPIAPFATDPDQWVLPLASLRLRVERDEAPVTLVADGEDVASIGVDDPIDLRPTGAVEIAVTAASAPRFP comes from the coding sequence ATGGACGAGCAGTCCGTGGTCGGCGTCGTCGGCGAAGCGCCGGGACTCGCCGACGCGCTCGAGGTGGCGGGCGCCGCGGTCGTCACGGGTGATCCCGAGACAGTCCTCTCGGCGGACCCGTCGATCGTCGTGGCCGTCGGTGAGCAGTCCGCGCTCGACGTCGCGTACCGGGCGCCGGGGACGCCGATCCTCCCCGTCGACGCCGGCCGCGGTCTCCGCTCGGTCCCCGTCGACGACCTGCCGGGCGTCGCCGACGCGCTCGCGGCCGGCGAGTGGGACGTCGAGCGCCACCCGCTGCTCGCTGTCGACCTGGGCGGCGAGCGCGTCGCGGAGGCGCTGACCGACGTGACGCTGGTCGCCGCGGAGGCCGCCCGCATCTCCGAGTTCTCGATCGCCGCCGGTGACGTCGACGTGGCCCAGGTCCGCGCCGACGGCGTCGTCGTCGCGACGCCGGCCGGCTCGACCGGCTACGCCCGCCGGATCGACGCGCCCGTGGTCGCGCCCGACACCGGCGTGGCCGCCGTAGCGCCCATCGCGCCCTTCGCCACCGACCCCGACCAGTGGGTCCTCCCGCTGGCCTCGCTGCGCTTGCGCGTCGAGCGCGACGAGGCCCCGGTGACGCTGGTGGCCGACGGCGAGGACGTGGCCTCGATCGGCGTCGACGATCCGATCGACCTCCGGCCGACTGGAGCCGTCGAGATTGCGGTAACGGCCGCCAGCGCGCCGCGCTTCCCGTAG
- a CDS encoding redoxin domain-containing protein: MLTEGDPAPDFDLPRPATGGDETYRLSAAAREGPVVVAFYPLADVDGAADLLTVLAEADWSGAADRLAAFGVGVGERADHERLAARADVGFPLLLDRDGYFADRYGLLEPAGGDAVAMTPALYLVDGDCVVRFARRLDGGESPPIEALRDALASL; encoded by the coding sequence ATGCTCACCGAGGGCGATCCCGCGCCCGACTTCGACCTCCCCCGGCCGGCGACCGGCGGGGACGAGACCTATCGCCTCTCCGCCGCGGCCCGCGAGGGCCCCGTCGTCGTGGCCTTCTACCCGCTCGCGGACGTCGACGGCGCGGCCGACCTGCTGACGGTGCTGGCCGAGGCGGACTGGTCGGGCGCCGCCGACCGGCTGGCCGCGTTCGGCGTCGGCGTGGGCGAGCGCGCCGACCACGAGCGCCTCGCAGCGCGGGCTGACGTGGGGTTCCCGCTGCTGCTGGACCGCGACGGGTACTTCGCCGACCGCTACGGCCTCCTCGAACCGGCCGGCGGCGACGCCGTGGCGATGACGCCCGCGCTCTACCTCGTCGACGGCGACTGCGTCGTCCGGTTCGCCCGGCGACTCGACGGCGGCGAGTCACCGCCGATTGAAGCCCTCCGGGACGCACTGGCGTCGCTGTAG
- a CDS encoding DUF7318 family protein, with product MSSTGSTYGDIHRYEQPRESTAAALAIVVLTIIEVVFVGLFTYGMLAGWASGTGTGLTPGLVNANMFLGGVLTVIFVDLAFILLLYRKEFLPDVMIVKKRRRKWEDLYVREDDVDGTSIAGGDGDGDGGPWENFKHAVYPYYKK from the coding sequence ATGTCCTCGACAGGCTCCACGTACGGTGACATCCACCGCTACGAACAGCCCCGAGAGAGCACGGCCGCCGCGCTGGCCATCGTCGTGCTGACGATCATCGAGGTGGTGTTCGTCGGACTGTTCACCTACGGCATGCTGGCGGGCTGGGCGTCCGGTACCGGTACCGGGCTCACGCCGGGTCTCGTCAACGCCAACATGTTCCTCGGCGGCGTGCTGACGGTCATCTTCGTCGACCTCGCCTTCATTCTGCTACTGTACCGCAAGGAGTTCCTCCCCGACGTGATGATCGTCAAGAAGCGCCGCCGCAAATGGGAGGACCTCTACGTCCGCGAGGACGATGTCGACGGGACGTCGATCGCCGGCGGCGACGGCGACGGCGACGGCGGACCGTGGGAGAACTTCAAACACGCAGTGTACCCCTACTACAAGAAGTAA
- a CDS encoding DUF7344 domain-containing protein, whose product MGNDCHDEGSDGEQPADGESSGPAERPDVPLTPSAIFGLLADRRPRFLLYVLYERGGTMTLDELAPHLAAIENETTSESLTPKTEERVRARLHHADVPKLAERGLVTYDSDSGAVTLTDAGEGLEPYLEFAREREPLDVGAFLRRCRRDLEE is encoded by the coding sequence ATGGGTAACGACTGTCACGACGAGGGGTCGGACGGGGAGCAACCGGCGGACGGCGAGTCGTCCGGTCCCGCGGAGCGTCCCGACGTCCCGCTGACGCCGAGCGCGATCTTCGGGTTGCTGGCCGACAGACGGCCACGCTTTCTCCTCTACGTGCTTTACGAGCGCGGCGGTACGATGACGCTCGACGAGCTCGCCCCGCACCTGGCGGCCATCGAGAACGAGACGACCAGCGAGTCGCTCACGCCGAAGACGGAGGAGCGCGTCCGCGCGCGCCTCCACCACGCCGACGTCCCGAAGCTCGCCGAGCGCGGGCTGGTCACCTACGACAGCGACTCCGGCGCGGTGACGCTGACGGACGCGGGCGAGGGGCTGGAGCCCTACCTCGAGTTCGCCCGGGAGCGCGAACCGCTCGACGTCGGTGCGTTCCTCCGCCGATGCCGGCGGGATCTGGAGGAGTGA
- a CDS encoding DUF7321 family protein, giving the protein MPGLPTGVVATIALVAVTLSLPCFLYGAWYIIETEPVTWDVLVYHLKFVLTGLVLTTVPVVFWMAPRLPDQFGGLSAIHAVLGLQAYAMLLFAMTGIVRIFRAKYEHDLYNDYDQDVLLDEIGGERMGHWRSRLRIGVFGYVIFWLLAYIVGVIRFGIRYVL; this is encoded by the coding sequence ATGCCGGGACTGCCGACGGGTGTCGTCGCTACGATCGCGCTCGTCGCCGTGACCCTCAGCCTCCCCTGCTTCCTCTACGGTGCCTGGTACATCATCGAGACCGAGCCGGTCACCTGGGACGTGCTCGTCTACCACCTGAAGTTCGTCCTCACCGGGCTCGTGTTGACGACCGTCCCCGTCGTGTTCTGGATGGCGCCCCGCCTCCCCGACCAGTTCGGCGGCCTCTCCGCCATCCACGCCGTCCTCGGACTCCAGGCCTACGCCATGCTGCTCTTTGCCATGACCGGTATCGTCCGCATCTTCCGCGCGAAGTACGAGCACGACCTCTACAACGACTACGACCAGGACGTCCTGCTCGACGAGATCGGCGGCGAGCGCATGGGCCACTGGCGCTCCCGCCTGCGCATCGGCGTCTTCGGCTACGTCATCTTCTGGCTGCTGGCCTATATCGTGGGTGTGATCCGATTCGGGATTCGGTACGTGCTGTAG
- a CDS encoding DUF7314 family protein encodes MADEFIKGLSALMVGGLGWMTLAGWYRTHHFEGRQLTAEITVENPTVYDQIGFFLMDAFFWFAILGALTFWVLLPAIEEAREAWAARQSE; translated from the coding sequence ATGGCTGACGAATTCATCAAGGGGCTGAGCGCCCTCATGGTCGGCGGACTGGGCTGGATGACGCTGGCCGGCTGGTACCGCACTCACCACTTCGAGGGGCGACAGCTGACGGCCGAGATCACGGTCGAGAACCCGACGGTGTACGACCAGATCGGCTTCTTCCTGATGGACGCCTTCTTCTGGTTCGCCATCCTCGGCGCCCTGACCTTCTGGGTGCTCCTCCCCGCGATCGAGGAGGCCCGCGAGGCGTGGGCCGCCCGCCAGTCGGAGTAA
- a CDS encoding cytochrome bc complex cytochrome b subunit gives MTDDTDSEDVRTDGSGPGIVPPDDETPTWSERKERTQGLSRLTYEYFERARREDQDLRQQSDYVERDVLGFPAWPHEMIRNLALTTFFVGMILFLSAALPPEMPAPANANTTPQIILPDWYLYWSFGLLKLSPLNPQLSILGGQKLMADRMYGVLANLVVVGAIAIVPFLNKGSARRPVENPFWAAIGMGGVVFSMTIAALSVQNLIPMSASLLLDITFLLPLVSGTITYAVLRTMREGYMFNLNRRYYRLRPPK, from the coding sequence ATGACCGACGACACAGACTCCGAGGACGTCCGCACCGACGGATCCGGTCCAGGCATCGTCCCGCCGGACGACGAGACCCCGACGTGGAGCGAGCGCAAGGAGCGCACGCAGGGGCTCTCCCGGCTGACCTACGAGTACTTCGAGCGGGCCCGCCGCGAGGATCAGGACCTGCGCCAGCAGTCCGACTACGTCGAGCGCGACGTGCTGGGCTTCCCGGCCTGGCCCCACGAGATGATCCGCAACCTGGCGCTGACGACGTTCTTCGTCGGGATGATCCTGTTCCTGTCGGCCGCGCTGCCGCCGGAGATGCCCGCCCCGGCCAACGCCAACACGACGCCGCAGATCATCCTGCCGGACTGGTACCTCTACTGGTCGTTCGGCCTGCTGAAGCTGTCGCCGCTGAACCCCCAGCTCAGCATCCTCGGCGGCCAGAAGCTGATGGCCGACCGGATGTACGGCGTGCTGGCGAACCTGGTCGTCGTCGGCGCCATCGCCATCGTCCCCTTCCTGAACAAGGGATCGGCGCGGCGCCCCGTCGAGAACCCGTTCTGGGCCGCCATCGGTATGGGCGGCGTGGTGTTCAGCATGACCATCGCCGCGCTGTCCGTCCAGAACCTCATCCCGATGAGCGCCTCGCTCCTGCTGGACATTACGTTCCTGCTCCCGCTGGTCTCCGGCACGATCACCTACGCCGTGCTCCGGACGATGCGGGAGGGGTACATGTTCAACCTCAACCGGCGGTACTACCGGCTTCGGCCACCGAAGTGA
- a CDS encoding cytochrome b, whose translation MSLERKEEHDRDAWMESRDLTPLESIYLTTLMWLDKRLRVVDYLELLEDMYYKVNLQMPKSHTEQYNLDNKFWYWYPLYALGSFSTLAYIVAAVSGALLGFYYAPAAAASDGSVTVAYESVQLIMGQLNLGYFLRSVHRWAAQVMVAAVFLHMLRVYFTGAYKEPRELNWIIGIVLISLTMVFGYTGYLLPWSQLSYWAGQIGVEMALSIPLIGEWVAQLIFGGFTLGQSTLMRMYILHVFFLPFITTAIIAVHIGIVWMQGIAEPH comes from the coding sequence ATGAGCCTGGAACGCAAGGAGGAACACGACCGCGACGCGTGGATGGAGTCCCGGGACCTGACGCCGCTGGAGTCCATCTACCTCACGACGCTGATGTGGCTCGACAAGCGGCTGCGGGTGGTTGACTACCTCGAGCTGCTCGAGGACATGTACTACAAGGTCAACCTCCAGATGCCCAAGAGCCACACCGAGCAGTACAACCTCGACAACAAGTTCTGGTACTGGTACCCGCTGTACGCGCTCGGGTCGTTCTCGACGCTGGCGTACATCGTCGCGGCCGTCTCCGGCGCGTTGCTGGGGTTCTACTACGCCCCCGCCGCGGCGGCCTCCGACGGCTCGGTCACCGTCGCCTACGAGTCGGTCCAGCTCATCATGGGCCAGCTCAACCTGGGCTACTTCCTGCGGTCGGTCCACCGCTGGGCCGCCCAGGTGATGGTCGCCGCCGTGTTCCTGCACATGCTGCGGGTCTACTTCACGGGCGCGTACAAGGAGCCCCGCGAACTCAACTGGATCATCGGGATCGTCCTGATCTCGCTGACCATGGTCTTCGGGTACACGGGCTACCTGCTGCCCTGGAGCCAGCTGAGCTACTGGGCGGGCCAGATCGGCGTCGAGATGGCGCTGTCGATCCCGCTGATCGGCGAGTGGGTCGCACAGCTCATATTCGGCGGCTTCACGCTGGGGCAGTCGACGCTGATGCGGATGTACATCCTGCACGTGTTCTTCCTGCCCTTCATCACCACCGCCATCATCGCGGTCCACATCGGCATCGTCTGGATGCAAGGCATCGCTGAACCCCACTAA
- the nth gene encoding endonuclease III — protein MGTPLDSREAQAEEVIDRLHEEYPDSTISLNFSNRLELLVAVVLSAQCTDERVNGVTADLFETYQSAADYADADEEELAEDIYGITFHNNKAGYLTEAGQIMVDEYDGEVPDTMSGLTDLPGVGRKTANVVLQHGHDVVEGIVVDTHVQRLTRRLGITEEERPGAIEADLMPVVPETEWQQFTHLLIDHGRAVCTARNPECEECVLADLCPSAKMDSDVDLAAGEPWG, from the coding sequence ATGGGAACGCCGCTGGACTCGCGCGAGGCGCAGGCCGAGGAAGTGATCGACCGCCTCCACGAGGAGTACCCCGACTCCACGATCTCGCTGAACTTCTCGAACCGGCTGGAGCTGCTCGTCGCCGTCGTCCTCTCCGCGCAGTGCACCGACGAGCGCGTCAACGGGGTCACCGCCGACCTCTTCGAGACGTACCAGTCCGCCGCCGACTACGCCGACGCGGACGAGGAGGAGCTGGCCGAGGACATCTACGGCATCACCTTCCACAACAACAAGGCCGGCTACCTGACGGAGGCCGGCCAGATCATGGTCGACGAGTACGACGGCGAGGTCCCCGACACCATGTCCGGGCTGACCGACCTCCCCGGCGTCGGCCGCAAGACCGCCAACGTCGTCCTCCAGCACGGCCACGATGTCGTCGAGGGCATCGTCGTCGACACCCACGTCCAGCGGCTCACTCGCCGGCTCGGGATCACCGAAGAGGAGCGCCCCGGGGCCATCGAGGCGGACCTGATGCCCGTCGTTCCCGAGACGGAGTGGCAGCAGTTCACCCACCTCCTCATCGACCACGGACGCGCCGTCTGCACCGCCCGGAATCCGGAGTGCGAGGAGTGCGTGCTCGCCGATCTGTGTCCCTCCGCGAAGATGGACAGCGACGTCGACCTCGCCGCTGGCGAACCCTGGGGCTAG
- a CDS encoding DUF7313 family protein: protein MQAFVNLFGPLDALLAPEVFGGVRVIEYVLLALVLANFVTRKLAHDNHVLQYREGGAAEVSRYLPHEVMNVLLVLASFYYTTVEQHGGIVLSMLVLGLFLTDFFEFESRKVEARRELDLERPKASLVAAVLVLMYAAFQSIFWLVQGYWSAVV from the coding sequence ATGCAGGCGTTCGTGAATCTGTTCGGGCCGCTCGATGCCCTGCTCGCACCGGAGGTGTTCGGGGGCGTCCGCGTCATCGAGTACGTCCTGCTCGCGCTCGTGCTCGCGAACTTCGTGACACGGAAGCTCGCCCACGACAACCACGTGCTGCAGTACCGCGAGGGCGGCGCCGCGGAGGTCAGCCGCTACCTCCCCCACGAGGTCATGAACGTGCTCCTCGTGCTCGCCTCGTTCTACTACACGACAGTCGAGCAGCACGGCGGCATCGTGCTCTCGATGCTCGTGCTGGGGCTGTTCCTCACCGACTTCTTCGAGTTCGAGTCCCGCAAGGTCGAGGCGCGCCGCGAGCTGGACCTCGAGCGGCCGAAGGCGTCGCTCGTCGCCGCCGTCCTCGTGCTCATGTACGCCGCCTTCCAGAGCATCTTCTGGCTCGTCCAGGGCTACTGGTCGGCGGTCGTCTGA
- a CDS encoding DoxX family protein: MAYRAADPTANEFDLAPQGTWTGYWLAILRVVTGWWFFHAGVTKLIEDGLAYSYGPMYLQEMTGTALGPIPVWMGENLGWAIQALVPLGETLIGLALMAGALVRLAAAAGAFFMTLFWVGNAGFGHGLVNSDLMGLLLFVTMIVLATGRYYGLDAIVEKTEFVKQRPRLRYLLG, encoded by the coding sequence ATGGCATACCGAGCCGCGGACCCCACGGCGAACGAGTTCGACCTCGCGCCGCAGGGGACCTGGACGGGGTACTGGCTGGCGATCCTGCGCGTCGTCACCGGCTGGTGGTTCTTCCACGCCGGCGTGACGAAGCTCATCGAGGACGGGCTGGCGTACAGCTACGGGCCGATGTACCTCCAGGAGATGACGGGCACGGCGCTGGGCCCCATTCCGGTGTGGATGGGCGAGAACCTGGGCTGGGCGATCCAGGCGCTGGTCCCGCTGGGCGAGACCCTCATCGGGCTGGCGCTGATGGCCGGCGCCCTCGTCAGACTCGCCGCGGCCGCCGGGGCGTTCTTCATGACCCTGTTCTGGGTCGGGAACGCCGGATTCGGTCACGGCCTGGTCAACAGCGACCTGATGGGGCTACTGCTGTTCGTGACCATGATCGTGCTGGCGACCGGCCGCTACTACGGCCTCGACGCCATCGTCGAGAAGACGGAGTTCGTGAAACAGCGTCCGCGGCTGCGGTACCTGCTGGGCTGA
- a CDS encoding GNAT family N-acetyltransferase, with the protein MPPGAFLRGDAVTLHPVDEDDLPFLRDLMNEPRVRESVGSYRPFTTADEREWYEGLDEADLSFVVRADGDRVGTVGLVLDDHPWGLAELGYSIHPDHWDCGYATDAARAVVRHGFEERRLNKVVADAFATNEGSQRVLEKVGFEQEGRRRSHAFVDGEYVDLLEFGLLVDEWRK; encoded by the coding sequence ATGCCACCCGGAGCTTTCCTCCGCGGCGACGCGGTGACGCTGCACCCGGTCGACGAGGATGACCTCCCCTTCCTGCGGGACCTGATGAACGAACCGCGGGTGCGCGAGAGCGTCGGGAGCTACCGGCCCTTCACGACGGCCGACGAGCGCGAGTGGTACGAGGGCCTCGACGAGGCCGACCTCTCGTTCGTTGTCCGGGCCGACGGCGATCGCGTCGGGACCGTCGGCCTCGTCCTCGACGACCACCCGTGGGGACTCGCCGAACTCGGATACTCGATCCATCCCGACCACTGGGACTGCGGATACGCGACGGACGCCGCCCGGGCGGTCGTCCGCCACGGCTTCGAGGAGCGCCGGCTCAACAAGGTCGTCGCCGACGCCTTCGCCACCAACGAGGGGTCACAGCGCGTGCTGGAGAAGGTCGGGTTCGAGCAGGAGGGCCGCCGCCGGAGCCACGCCTTCGTCGACGGCGAGTACGTCGACCTGCTGGAGTTCGGACTGCTGGTCGACGAGTGGCGGAAGTAG
- a CDS encoding DUF7315 family membrane protein — translation MTDDGPGGREVEVPMRVYKAVTVFSTLFAVVCVVGGFVLLDEATNRARLPASEVDPVVALAGIAVIVLGAATYAFSTRFRTSEMGKSKDDAVEGSDNG, via the coding sequence ATGACAGACGACGGGCCCGGCGGGCGCGAGGTAGAGGTCCCGATGCGGGTCTACAAGGCCGTGACGGTCTTCTCGACGTTGTTCGCCGTGGTCTGCGTCGTCGGGGGCTTCGTGTTGCTCGACGAGGCGACGAACCGCGCGCGGCTCCCGGCGTCTGAAGTCGACCCCGTCGTGGCCCTGGCCGGCATCGCCGTCATTGTCCTCGGGGCGGCGACCTACGCCTTCTCGACTCGATTCCGGACTTCGGAAATGGGAAAGTCTAAAGACGACGCTGTCGAAGGATCCGACAATGGCTGA
- a CDS encoding DUF7319 domain-containing protein: MSDAEDERAGDSPGADGDGESLQALRERVETEYDFENFGPADMAEMSADEWEAAFDPDTWITGQELLDRVEADLRSRVADRDVFARVERHEDPPRVLAYSESSYALVYPDGSVEGEGTVLRDVKPTVALASMESYDVPDAPEGRILPSPGDVPEGGGELGNTVIQVIAVAQGIAGLLLLGAGVFSYGETGSNAVGMAVAGLAFLAVAVVLFVVVANARLSDKFRAEEYRERLRAVGLEDGERPDFLPPLEADGESGADEGEREA; this comes from the coding sequence ATGAGCGACGCCGAGGACGAGCGGGCCGGCGACTCCCCGGGGGCGGACGGGGACGGCGAGTCCCTCCAGGCGCTGCGCGAGCGGGTCGAGACCGAGTACGACTTCGAGAACTTCGGCCCGGCGGACATGGCCGAGATGAGCGCCGACGAGTGGGAGGCCGCCTTCGATCCGGACACCTGGATCACGGGGCAAGAGCTGCTGGATCGGGTCGAGGCCGACCTCCGCTCCCGCGTGGCCGACCGGGACGTGTTCGCCCGCGTGGAGCGCCACGAGGACCCGCCGCGGGTCCTGGCCTACTCCGAGTCCTCCTACGCGCTGGTGTATCCCGACGGGAGCGTCGAGGGGGAGGGGACCGTGCTCCGCGACGTGAAGCCGACGGTGGCGCTGGCCTCGATGGAGTCCTACGACGTCCCCGACGCACCCGAGGGGCGGATCCTCCCGTCGCCGGGCGACGTCCCGGAGGGCGGCGGCGAACTCGGTAACACCGTCATCCAGGTCATCGCCGTCGCACAGGGGATCGCCGGCCTCCTGCTCCTCGGTGCCGGCGTTTTCAGCTACGGGGAGACCGGTTCGAACGCGGTCGGAATGGCCGTCGCCGGCCTCGCCTTCCTCGCGGTGGCCGTCGTCCTCTTCGTCGTCGTCGCCAACGCGCGGCTCTCCGACAAGTTCCGCGCCGAGGAGTACCGGGAGCGGCTCCGCGCCGTCGGCCTCGAGGACGGCGAGCGGCCCGACTTCTTGCCCCCGCTCGAGGCCGACGGCGAGAGCGGGGCGGACGAGGGCGAACGGGAGGCGTAG
- a CDS encoding ubiquinol-cytochrome c reductase iron-sulfur subunit has product MPVDEDKYPAESGRRRFVKGVVGSAALSSVGAGGAAALDTVTQEAGSGGGQTQYVAIENTAGPAPRGMPLIPLEIQDGELYGVWPEYNSEQDLAVAEDFGGSGITYSSAWFQYCGLQSAQGVDPQADANNAFISSPSYTWQEEQESGVPLQVSWFDDYESWGNGIGTDGVGKPATANWRSEEASTKITVQVLRSPRVTQMANGEGPFSDLPGQVQQFIDAATAQDFMAWTNKCTHFCCVPGWKTNEGAENYDAGDDVYCQCHQSVYDPFSPVLKTFTALPRPN; this is encoded by the coding sequence ATGCCAGTTGACGAAGACAAGTATCCGGCAGAATCGGGACGGCGTCGCTTCGTGAAGGGCGTGGTCGGCAGCGCGGCGCTCTCGAGCGTCGGCGCCGGCGGCGCAGCAGCGCTCGACACGGTCACTCAGGAGGCCGGGTCCGGCGGCGGACAGACGCAGTACGTCGCCATCGAGAACACGGCCGGCCCGGCACCTCGCGGGATGCCGCTCATCCCGCTGGAGATCCAGGACGGGGAACTGTACGGCGTGTGGCCCGAGTACAACTCCGAACAGGACCTCGCCGTCGCCGAGGACTTCGGCGGGAGCGGGATCACCTACTCGTCGGCCTGGTTCCAGTACTGCGGGCTCCAGTCGGCCCAGGGCGTCGATCCCCAGGCGGACGCGAACAACGCCTTCATCTCCTCGCCGTCCTACACCTGGCAGGAGGAGCAGGAGTCGGGCGTTCCGCTACAGGTCAGTTGGTTCGACGACTACGAGTCGTGGGGCAACGGCATCGGGACCGACGGCGTCGGCAAGCCCGCCACCGCCAACTGGCGGTCCGAGGAGGCGAGCACGAAGATCACGGTTCAGGTCCTCCGCTCGCCGCGGGTCACCCAGATGGCCAACGGAGAGGGTCCCTTCTCCGACCTGCCCGGCCAGGTCCAGCAGTTCATCGACGCTGCTACGGCGCAGGACTTCATGGCCTGGACGAACAAGTGCACGCACTTCTGCTGCGTGCCCGGCTGGAAGACGAACGAGGGCGCCGAGAACTACGACGCCGGCGACGACGTCTACTGCCAGTGTCACCAGTCCGTCTACGACCCGTTCAGTCCCGTCCTGAAAACCTTCACCGCGCTACCGCGCCCCAACTGA